AAGTCATCCTCGAAGCGGCGAGTTTGGGAGTCGGCGCGCTTGATGGCCAGGCGCTTGGCGAAGATGTAGGTCCAGGACATGATCGAGATGCCCAGGAGCATCAGCATGATCAGCTGGACCGGCACGCTGGCGTGCGAAATCAGCGAAAGCAACGACATGTCGTTGGTGGCTTGCATGGTTATTCCTGAATTGATCCCAGTTTGGCGCGTAGGTCGGCCGGCAGTTCCGCCGGCCGCATTTGAACGGCATCGACACAGCAGACTTGGATGTTGCCTTCGGCAAGCAGTTCCCCGTCGCGTTCCGCGCGCTGCGCGAAGTGTATCGAAGCGCGGCCCAGTCGTGTGACTCGGCTGCGTATGGTAAGCAAGTCATCCAGCCGGGCCGGCTTGCGGTAGGCCATGTCCAGCGCCTTGACGACGAACAGCCGCTGCTCCGAGACAGCCAGGCCGGACTGGTTGATTCCCAGATCGCGCAGCCACTCGGTGCGGGCGCGTTCGAGGAATTTCAAGTAGTTGGCGTAGAAAACCACTCCTCCAGCGTCCGTGTCTTCGTAGTAGACGCGGACCTGGAAGAGGGATTCTGGGGACTTCGGATCGGTCACGATGCGGATAGGGGCGTTGCGTATTCGGGACGCGAAAAGTCCGTAGTAACTATAGGGTTAGAGCGTGTCCAGCTTTGCCAGCACTTGCTCAAGCGCGGACTGTACCGGAATCTTGACCGCTTCGGTTTCCCGACGGGCCTGCAATTCCACCACACCGTCGTTCAGACCGCGTTCTCCAACTGTTACGCGCAGCGGCGCGCCGATCAGTTCCCACTCGGCGAACATGACGCCGGGACGGGCGTCGCGGTCGTCCAGGATGACGTCCACGCCGCGCGCCAGCAGCGATTCGTAGAGCTTCTGTGCGGTGTCACGCACCGTTTCACTTTTACCCCAGCCGACCGGGCAGATCACCACTTCGAAGGGGGCGATGGCGCGCGGCCAGATGATGCCGCGGGCGTCGTGGTTCTGCTCGATGGCGGCGCCCACGATGCGGGTCACGCCGATGCCGTAGCAGCCCATTTCCAGCGTGGCGGGCTTGCCGGTCTCGTCCAGGAACGTGGCCTTGAGGGCCTCGGAGTACTTCTTGCCCAGATAGAAGACGTGTCCGACTTCGATGCCGCGCATGATGGAAAGCGTGCCCTTGCCGTCCGGCGAGGGGTCGCCGGCGACCACGTTGCGCAGGTCGGCGACCTGCTCGGGCTCGGGCAGGTCGCGGCCCCAGTTCACGCCCTGGATGTGGAAGTCTTCCTTGTTGGCGCCGCAGACGAAATCCGCCATGTGGGCGACCGTGCGGTCGGCCACGACGCGGACCGGCCTGGCGGTGCCGACCGGGCCCAGATAGCCGGGCTTGCAGCCGAAATGCTCGACGATCTCGCTTTCGGTGGCGAAGCGGAAGCCCGCCAGGCCGGGCAGCTTGCCGGCCTTGATCTCGTTCAGCTCGTGGTCGCCGCGCAGCATCAGCAGCCAGATCTGGACCTGGCCCTTGTCGCCTTCGGTGGCCAGGACGATGGATTTGACGGTCTGTTCCAGCGGGATGCCGAGCAGCTTGGCCACGTCCTCGCACTTGGCGGCGCCGGGGGTGGCCACTTCGGCCATGGGCTGGCGGGCCTCGCCGCGCACCGGGTACAGGTTGGGCGCCTCGGCCAGCTCGATGTTGGCGGCGTATTCGGAGTCGCTGTTGTAGACCAGCAGGTCCTCGCCGGTTTCGGCGATGACCTGGAATTCATGGCTGCGGGTGCCGCCGATGGAGCCGGTATCGGCCGCGACGGCGCGGAACTCCAGGCCCAGGCGGCTGAAGATGCGCATGTAGGCGGCGTACATCGTGTCGTAGCTGCGCTGGGCGCCGGCTTCGTCGCGGTCGAAGGAGTAGGCGTCCTTCATGGTGAATTCGCGGCCGCGCATCAGGCCAAAGCGGGGGCGGCGCTCGTCCCGGAACTTGGTCTGGATGTGATAGAAGTTGACCGGCAGCTGGCGGTAGCTGTGGATCTCGTTGCGCGCGATGTCGGTGATGACTTCCTCGGACGTGGGCTGCAGCACGAAATCGCGCTGGTGACGGTCCTTGATGCGCAGCAGTTCGGCGCCGTACTGCTCCCAGCGGCCCGATTCCTGCCAGAGTTCGGCCGGCTGGACCACCGGCATCAGCAGCTCCAGGGCGCCGGCGGCGTTCATTTCGTCACGGACGATGGCCTCGATCTTGCGGATGACCTTCAGCCCCAGGGGCATGTAGGTGTAGATGCCTCCGGCTAGCTTGCGGATCATGCCGGCCCGCGTCATCAGCTGATGGCTGGCGACTTCGGCTTCGGAGGGGGCTTCTTTGAGGGTATTGAGATGGTAGGTAGATGCGCGCATGGTTAAAGGTGGCTGCAGATACGTATAATCGACTGTAATTGTATTGAATTCGGTGGGGGTGGCCCATGCTTGATCGCGAAGGCTACCGCCCCAATGTCGGCATCATTCTCGTCAATGGCAGGAACGAGGTCTTTTGGGGCAAGCGGATCAGGGAACATGCCTGGCAGTTCCCTCAGGGTGGCATCAAGTACGGCGAAAGCCCGGTGCAGGCCATGTA
The Achromobacter sp. AONIH1 DNA segment above includes these coding regions:
- a CDS encoding proline--tRNA ligase, producing the protein MRASTYHLNTLKEAPSEAEVASHQLMTRAGMIRKLAGGIYTYMPLGLKVIRKIEAIVRDEMNAAGALELLMPVVQPAELWQESGRWEQYGAELLRIKDRHQRDFVLQPTSEEVITDIARNEIHSYRQLPVNFYHIQTKFRDERRPRFGLMRGREFTMKDAYSFDRDEAGAQRSYDTMYAAYMRIFSRLGLEFRAVAADTGSIGGTRSHEFQVIAETGEDLLVYNSDSEYAANIELAEAPNLYPVRGEARQPMAEVATPGAAKCEDVAKLLGIPLEQTVKSIVLATEGDKGQVQIWLLMLRGDHELNEIKAGKLPGLAGFRFATESEIVEHFGCKPGYLGPVGTARPVRVVADRTVAHMADFVCGANKEDFHIQGVNWGRDLPEPEQVADLRNVVAGDPSPDGKGTLSIMRGIEVGHVFYLGKKYSEALKATFLDETGKPATLEMGCYGIGVTRIVGAAIEQNHDARGIIWPRAIAPFEVVICPVGWGKSETVRDTAQKLYESLLARGVDVILDDRDARPGVMFAEWELIGAPLRVTVGERGLNDGVVELQARRETEAVKIPVQSALEQVLAKLDTL
- the ybgC gene encoding tol-pal system-associated acyl-CoA thioesterase, encoding MTDPKSPESLFQVRVYYEDTDAGGVVFYANYLKFLERARTEWLRDLGINQSGLAVSEQRLFVVKALDMAYRKPARLDDLLTIRSRVTRLGRASIHFAQRAERDGELLAEGNIQVCCVDAVQMRPAELPADLRAKLGSIQE